A genomic window from Cloacibacillus evryensis DSM 19522 includes:
- the ribF gene encoding riboflavin biosynthesis protein RibF: MIYALGAFDGFHLGHRRLLERARKEAEHRGTDWGVITFEGHPRMLLNRDKFKLLFTPPERDLIARYLGIPRMEKIHFTHEFAALGPREFADYIADRYSVEGLVIGENFRFGKGRSGDFEVLAGLAGERGWSLDVIPSYRVDGRVVSSTETRKAVMGGDMELASTLLGYPFIISGTVVRGEARGRRLGYRTANISVKDGKIYPPHGVYAAVSYIEGEWRGVALNIGSNPTFGAERAPRCEAHVIGFRDGLYDKLLALFIIGRIRGEKKFSGADALVGQIEEDIEVCGAKCVKYIEEKSAELGNFAAVL, encoded by the coding sequence ATGATATACGCGCTTGGAGCCTTTGACGGTTTCCATTTAGGCCATCGACGGCTTCTTGAAAGGGCAAGGAAGGAAGCGGAGCATAGGGGGACCGACTGGGGCGTCATCACCTTCGAAGGCCATCCGCGAATGCTTTTAAACCGGGACAAGTTCAAACTGCTCTTCACTCCCCCCGAAAGAGACCTGATCGCCCGCTACCTTGGCATACCGCGCATGGAAAAGATACATTTCACTCATGAATTCGCGGCGCTGGGACCGAGAGAATTTGCGGACTACATCGCTGACAGGTACAGCGTCGAAGGGTTAGTCATAGGCGAGAATTTCCGTTTCGGCAAAGGCCGTTCCGGAGATTTCGAAGTGCTTGCCGGGCTTGCCGGAGAGCGAGGGTGGTCGCTCGACGTCATTCCCTCTTACCGTGTCGACGGCCGCGTCGTCAGCAGCACCGAAACGAGAAAGGCCGTTATGGGGGGAGATATGGAGCTGGCATCGACGCTCCTCGGCTATCCCTTCATCATCAGCGGGACGGTGGTCAGGGGAGAGGCGCGCGGCCGGAGGCTGGGCTATCGCACCGCGAATATATCGGTCAAGGACGGCAAGATATACCCGCCGCACGGCGTTTACGCGGCTGTTTCATATATTGAGGGGGAGTGGCGCGGCGTCGCGCTCAACATCGGCAGCAACCCGACATTTGGCGCGGAGAGGGCTCCTCGCTGCGAGGCGCACGTGATAGGCTTCCGGGATGGGCTTTACGACAAACTTCTCGCACTTTTCATCATCGGGCGCATCCGCGGAGAGAAGAAATTTTCCGGCGCGGACGCGCTTGTCGGTCAGATAGAGGAGGATATCGAGGTCTGCGGCGCCAAATGCGTGAAATATATTGAGGAAAAGAGCGCGGAACTTGGTAATTTTGCCGCAGTTCTTTGA